A window from Pseudomonas sp. MRSN 12121 encodes these proteins:
- a CDS encoding HugZ family protein — MSVEAAKHARELLLKEYRGVLSTHSKAMPGFPFGSVVPYCLDEQGRPLILISRIAQHTHNLLKDPKCSLLVGEREAEDVQAVGRLTCLAEAEKIADAAAIEAAAERYYRYFPESQNYHQAHDFDFWLLKPVRHRYIGGFGAIHWIDQVTLANPFAGKAEASMIEHMNSDHAKAIAHYVELAGLPKTAAAQLVGIDTEGMHLRIGQGVYWLPFPSPCNTPTQVREALVFLAHAEQWPKKAGAEA, encoded by the coding sequence TTGAGCGTTGAAGCTGCCAAGCATGCACGAGAATTACTGCTCAAGGAATACCGTGGCGTGTTGTCGACGCATTCCAAGGCCATGCCGGGTTTTCCCTTCGGCTCCGTGGTTCCTTATTGCCTGGACGAGCAGGGGCGGCCGCTGATCCTGATCAGCCGCATTGCCCAGCACACCCACAACCTGCTCAAGGATCCCAAGTGTTCGCTGCTGGTGGGCGAGCGCGAGGCCGAGGATGTGCAGGCGGTAGGGCGCCTGACCTGCCTGGCCGAAGCGGAAAAGATCGCCGACGCCGCGGCGATCGAGGCGGCAGCCGAACGCTATTACCGGTACTTTCCGGAGTCGCAGAACTATCACCAGGCCCATGATTTCGATTTCTGGTTGCTCAAGCCGGTGCGTCATCGCTACATCGGCGGCTTTGGCGCGATCCACTGGATTGACCAGGTGACGCTGGCCAACCCGTTCGCCGGCAAGGCCGAGGCGAGCATGATCGAGCACATGAACAGCGATCACGCCAAGGCCATCGCCCATTACGTCGAGCTGGCCGGGTTGCCGAAAACCGCCGCGGCGCAACTGGTCGGCATCGACACCGAGGGCATGCACCTGCGCATCGGCCAAGGGGTGTACTGGCTGCCTTTCCCAAGCCCCTGCAATACGCCGACACAAGTGCGCGAGGCCCTGGTTTTCCTGGCTCACGCCGAACAATGGCCGAAAAAGGCCGGTGCTGAGGCTTGA
- the groL gene encoding chaperonin GroEL (60 kDa chaperone family; promotes refolding of misfolded polypeptides especially under stressful conditions; forms two stacked rings of heptamers to form a barrel-shaped 14mer; ends can be capped by GroES; misfolded proteins enter the barrel where they are refolded when GroES binds), with protein MAAKEVKFGDSARKKMLTGVNVLADAVKATLGPKGRNVILEKSFGAPTITKDGVSVAKEIELEDRFENMGAQLVKDVASRANDDAGDGTTTATVLAQSIVNEGLKAVAAGMNPMDLKRGIDKATIAIVKELKALSKPCADTKAIAQVGTISANSDNSIGDIIAEAMEKVGKEGVITVEEGTGLENELSVVEGMQFDRGYLSPYFVNKPDTMVAELDSPLILLVDKKISNIREMLPVLEAVAKAGRPLLIVAEDVEGEALATLVVNNMRGIVKVAAVKAPGFGDRRKAMLQDIAVLTGGTVISEEIGLSLESTTLEHLGSAKRVTLSKENTTVVDGAGNQSDIEARIAQIRAQVAETSSDYDREKLQERLAKLSGGVAVIKVGAGSEVEMKEKKARVEDALHATRAAVEEGVVPGGGVALIRALQAIVDLKGDNADQDVGIAVLRRAVEAPLRQISANSGDEPSVVVNEVKNGKGNFGYNAASGEYGDMIEMGILDPTKVTRSALQAAASIGGLILTTEAAVADAPKKDAPAGGGMPDMGGMGGMGGMM; from the coding sequence ATGGCTGCTAAAGAAGTTAAATTCGGCGACTCCGCCCGCAAGAAAATGCTCACCGGCGTTAACGTCCTGGCTGACGCGGTAAAAGCGACCCTGGGCCCGAAAGGCCGTAACGTGATCCTGGAAAAGAGCTTCGGCGCTCCGACCATCACCAAGGACGGCGTTTCCGTAGCCAAGGAAATCGAGCTGGAAGACCGTTTCGAGAACATGGGCGCGCAGCTGGTCAAGGACGTTGCCTCCCGTGCCAACGATGACGCGGGCGACGGCACCACCACCGCTACCGTCCTGGCTCAGTCGATCGTCAACGAAGGCCTGAAGGCCGTTGCTGCCGGCATGAACCCGATGGACCTCAAGCGCGGCATCGACAAGGCGACCATCGCCATCGTCAAGGAGCTGAAGGCCCTGTCCAAGCCATGCGCGGACACCAAGGCCATCGCTCAGGTCGGTACCATCTCCGCCAACTCCGACAACTCCATCGGCGACATCATTGCCGAAGCCATGGAAAAAGTCGGTAAAGAAGGCGTGATCACCGTTGAAGAAGGCACCGGCCTGGAAAACGAACTGTCCGTCGTTGAAGGCATGCAGTTCGACCGCGGCTACCTGTCCCCTTACTTCGTCAACAAGCCAGACACCATGGTTGCCGAGCTGGACAGCCCGCTGATCCTGCTGGTGGACAAGAAGATCTCCAACATCCGCGAAATGCTGCCAGTGCTGGAAGCCGTTGCCAAAGCCGGCCGCCCACTGCTGATCGTGGCTGAAGACGTCGAAGGCGAAGCCCTGGCGACCCTGGTTGTGAACAACATGCGTGGCATCGTCAAAGTCGCTGCCGTCAAGGCACCAGGCTTCGGCGACCGTCGCAAGGCCATGCTGCAGGACATCGCCGTTCTGACCGGCGGTACCGTGATCTCCGAAGAGATCGGCCTGAGCCTGGAAAGCACCACCCTGGAGCACCTGGGCAGCGCCAAGCGCGTGACCCTGTCCAAGGAAAACACCACCGTGGTCGACGGTGCTGGCAACCAGTCCGACATCGAAGCCCGTATCGCTCAGATCCGTGCCCAAGTGGCCGAGACTTCCTCGGACTACGACCGTGAAAAACTGCAAGAGCGCCTGGCCAAGCTGTCCGGCGGCGTTGCGGTGATCAAGGTTGGCGCTGGCTCCGAAGTTGAAATGAAAGAGAAGAAAGCCCGCGTTGAAGACGCCCTGCACGCTACCCGTGCAGCCGTCGAAGAAGGCGTGGTGCCTGGCGGTGGCGTGGCCCTGATCCGTGCCCTGCAAGCGATCGTCGACCTGAAGGGCGACAACGCTGACCAGGACGTGGGTATCGCGGTTCTGCGTCGCGCCGTTGAAGCTCCGCTGCGCCAGATCTCCGCCAACAGCGGCGACGAGCCAAGCGTTGTGGTCAACGAAGTGAAGAACGGCAAAGGTAACTTCGGTTACAACGCTGCTTCCGGCGAATACGGCGACATGATCGAAATGGGCATCCTGGACCCAACCAAGGTGACCCGTTCGGCGCTGCAAGCTGCTGCTTCCATCGGCGGTCTGATCCTGACCACCGAAGCAGCTGTGGCTGACGCACCGAAGAAAGACGCTCCAGCTGGCGGCGGCATGCCAGACATGGGCGGCATGGGTGGCATGGGCGGCATGATGTAA
- a CDS encoding SDR family oxidoreductase, protein MQLNDKVIIITGGCQGLGRSMAEYFAAKGARLALVDLNQEKLDQAVAACQAAGGEARAYLCNVANEEQVEHMVAQVAADFGAIHGLVNNAGILRDGLLLKVKDGQMSKMSLAQWQSVIDVNLTGVFLCTREVAAKMVELQNSGAIINISSISRAGNIGQTNYSAAKAGVAAATVTWAKELARYGIRVAGIAPGFIETEMTLGMKPEALEKMTSGIPLKRMGKPEEIAHSAVYIFENDYYTGRILELDGGLRI, encoded by the coding sequence ATGCAACTCAATGACAAAGTAATCATTATCACCGGCGGTTGCCAGGGTTTGGGCCGCTCCATGGCGGAGTATTTCGCGGCCAAGGGGGCGCGGCTGGCACTGGTCGACCTGAACCAGGAAAAGCTCGACCAGGCCGTCGCCGCCTGCCAGGCCGCGGGTGGCGAAGCCCGTGCCTATCTGTGCAACGTCGCCAATGAAGAACAGGTGGAACACATGGTCGCCCAGGTGGCCGCGGACTTCGGCGCCATCCACGGCCTGGTCAACAACGCCGGGATCCTGCGCGACGGCCTGCTGCTCAAGGTCAAGGATGGCCAGATGAGCAAGATGAGCCTGGCCCAGTGGCAATCGGTGATCGACGTCAACCTGACCGGGGTCTTCCTCTGCACCCGCGAAGTCGCGGCAAAGATGGTCGAGTTGCAGAACAGTGGCGCGATCATCAACATTTCCTCGATCTCCCGGGCCGGCAATATCGGCCAGACCAACTATTCCGCCGCCAAGGCCGGAGTCGCCGCCGCGACTGTGACCTGGGCCAAGGAACTGGCGCGCTACGGCATCCGCGTGGCGGGAATCGCCCCAGGTTTCATCGAGACCGAAATGACCCTGGGCATGAAGCCCGAGGCCCTGGAGAAGATGACCTCCGGCATCCCGCTCAAGCGCATGGGCAAGCCGGAAGAGATCGCCCACTCGGCGGTCTATATCTTCGAGAACGATTACTACACCGGGCGGATCCTGGAGCTGGACGGCGGCCTGCGTATCTGA
- a CDS encoding FxsA family protein, with translation MRPFLLLFLLFPVLELFVFVKVSAAIGFFPALLLIILGSMLGVLVLRVAGLATALRARESLNRGELPAQTMLEGLMLALAGGLLILPGFISDVFGLLLLLPITRRLMAGKMRQRAEEQAMRQRAFADDMQAARGGPAPQRPVGREPNVIEGEFEHRDS, from the coding sequence ATGCGCCCTTTTCTGTTGCTCTTTCTGCTGTTCCCGGTGCTAGAGCTGTTCGTCTTCGTCAAGGTCAGTGCGGCGATCGGGTTTTTCCCGGCGCTGCTGCTGATTATCCTGGGCTCGATGCTGGGTGTGCTGGTGCTGCGTGTCGCGGGGCTGGCCACGGCGTTGCGCGCCCGTGAAAGCCTGAACCGCGGCGAGTTGCCGGCCCAGACCATGCTCGAAGGCCTGATGCTGGCCCTGGCCGGCGGCCTGTTGATCCTGCCGGGTTTCATCAGCGATGTGTTCGGCCTGCTCCTGCTGCTGCCGATCACCCGCCGCCTGATGGCCGGCAAGATGCGCCAGCGTGCCGAAGAACAAGCCATGCGCCAGCGCGCCTTCGCCGACGACATGCAGGCCGCCCGCGGCGGGCCCGCGCCGCAGCGTCCCGTGGGACGCGAGCCGAACGTGATCGAAGGCGAATTCGAACACCGCGATTCCTGA
- a CDS encoding co-chaperone GroES — protein MKLRPLHDRVVIRRSEEEKKTAGGIVLPGSAAEKANSGEVIAVGTGKVLENGEVRALAVKVGDKVVFGPYSGSNTVKVDGEDLLVMAENEILAVIEG, from the coding sequence ATGAAGCTTCGTCCTCTGCATGACCGCGTCGTCATCCGTCGCAGCGAAGAAGAAAAGAAAACCGCTGGCGGTATCGTTCTGCCAGGTTCGGCTGCTGAGAAAGCCAACAGCGGTGAAGTGATCGCTGTAGGTACCGGCAAAGTGCTGGAAAACGGTGAAGTACGTGCGCTGGCCGTGAAAGTGGGTGACAAGGTTGTGTTCGGCCCTTACTCCGGCAGCAACACTGTGAAAGTAGACGGCGAGGACCTGCTGGTAATGGCCGAGAACGAGATTCTCGCTGTTATCGAAGGCTGA
- a CDS encoding phosphatase PAP2 family protein, with translation MASSLARPASRPLNGWICLGIPGLAAIMLLLLELTSLDMDLAKAFYDPAAGGFIGSHSYFLENILHDRAKQVVIAFSVLAIVGFIGAFFIQRLKPFKRELGCLVLSLGLATAFVTPVKAITAVQCPWSLKEFGGKETYSELLSPRPATDKPGRCWPGGHAATGFTLFALFFVLRDRRPRLARQALVFAFALGTVFSIGRMLQGAHFFSHNVWTAIFCWLICLGAYYFILYKPQGKADPLLEAEPANA, from the coding sequence CTCCAGACCTCTTAACGGCTGGATCTGCCTGGGCATTCCCGGCTTAGCCGCCATCATGCTGCTCCTGCTCGAACTGACCTCCCTGGACATGGACCTGGCCAAGGCCTTTTATGATCCCGCCGCGGGTGGCTTCATCGGCAGCCATAGCTATTTCCTGGAAAACATCCTGCACGACCGGGCCAAGCAGGTGGTCATCGCCTTTTCGGTGCTGGCGATCGTCGGTTTCATCGGCGCCTTTTTCATCCAGCGGCTCAAGCCCTTCAAGCGCGAGCTGGGTTGCCTGGTGTTGTCGCTGGGCCTGGCCACGGCCTTCGTCACCCCGGTCAAGGCCATCACCGCCGTGCAATGCCCCTGGAGCCTGAAAGAGTTCGGTGGCAAGGAAACCTACAGCGAGCTGCTCAGCCCACGACCGGCGACCGACAAGCCCGGCCGCTGCTGGCCAGGCGGCCATGCGGCCACCGGCTTTACCCTGTTCGCCCTGTTTTTTGTCCTGCGTGATCGCCGCCCGCGCCTGGCGCGCCAGGCGCTGGTGTTTGCCTTTGCCCTCGGCACGGTGTTTTCGATCGGACGCATGCTGCAAGGCGCGCACTTCTTCTCCCACAACGTCTGGACGGCGATTTTCTGCTGGCTGATCTGCCTGGGGGCGTATTACTTCATTCTCTACAAGCCGCAAGGCAAGGCTGACCCGCTCCTCGAAGCGGAACCGGCAAACGCCTGA
- the apbC gene encoding iron-sulfur cluster carrier protein ApbC encodes MSAVNRAAVEAVLRQYTDPYLNQDPVSAGCVRSIEVQGDRVTVQLELGYAAGLFKSGWAQMLQLAIEGLDGVSSAKVEVTSVIAAHKAQAQVPGLANVKNVVAVASGKGGVGKSTTAANLALALAREGARVGILDADIYGPSQGIMFGIAEGTRPQVKDQKWFVPIKSHGVEVMSMAFLTDDNTPMVWRGPMVSGALLQLVTQTAWGDLDYLVIDMPPGTGDIQLTLAQKVPVAGAVIVTTPQDLALLDARKGVEMFRKVNIPVLGVVENMAVHICSNCGHAEHLFGEGGGEKLATQYGVELLASLPLSMLIREQADGGKPTVIAEPESQIAMVYQELARQVGARIVLQEAAAPAMPNITVSDD; translated from the coding sequence ATGAGCGCCGTCAATCGCGCAGCGGTGGAAGCCGTGCTTCGCCAGTACACCGACCCTTACCTGAACCAGGACCCGGTCAGCGCCGGTTGTGTCCGTTCCATCGAGGTCCAGGGCGACCGGGTAACGGTCCAGCTGGAGCTGGGCTATGCCGCAGGCCTGTTCAAGAGCGGCTGGGCGCAGATGCTGCAACTGGCCATCGAAGGTCTGGATGGCGTGAGTTCGGCCAAGGTCGAAGTCACCAGCGTGATCGCCGCGCACAAGGCCCAGGCCCAGGTGCCGGGACTGGCCAACGTCAAGAACGTGGTGGCGGTGGCGTCCGGCAAGGGCGGCGTGGGCAAGTCCACCACCGCGGCCAACCTGGCCCTGGCCCTGGCACGCGAAGGCGCCCGGGTGGGGATTCTCGATGCCGACATCTATGGGCCGAGCCAGGGCATCATGTTCGGCATCGCCGAGGGCACCCGACCGCAGGTCAAGGACCAGAAGTGGTTCGTGCCGATCAAGTCCCACGGGGTCGAGGTCATGTCCATGGCCTTCCTGACCGACGACAACACGCCGATGGTCTGGCGCGGCCCGATGGTTTCCGGCGCCTTGCTGCAACTGGTGACCCAGACCGCCTGGGGCGACCTGGACTACCTGGTGATCGACATGCCGCCGGGCACCGGCGATATCCAGCTGACCCTGGCGCAGAAGGTCCCGGTGGCCGGCGCGGTGATCGTTACCACCCCGCAGGACCTGGCGCTGCTGGACGCGCGCAAGGGCGTGGAGATGTTCCGCAAGGTCAACATCCCGGTGCTGGGCGTGGTGGAAAACATGGCCGTGCACATCTGCTCCAACTGCGGTCATGCCGAGCACCTGTTCGGCGAAGGCGGCGGCGAGAAGTTGGCCACCCAGTACGGCGTCGAACTGCTGGCCTCGCTGCCGCTGTCGATGCTGATTCGCGAGCAGGCCGACGGCGGCAAGCCGACCGTGATCGCCGAGCCGGAAAGCCAGATCGCCATGGTCTATCAGGAACTGGCCCGCCAGGTCGGAGCGCGCATCGTGTTGCAGGAAGCCGCGGCACCGGCGATGCCGAACATCACCGTCAGCGACGACTGA